Proteins from a genomic interval of Xiphias gladius isolate SHS-SW01 ecotype Sanya breed wild chromosome 23, ASM1685928v1, whole genome shotgun sequence:
- the LOC120785180 gene encoding cytoplasmic polyadenylation element-binding protein 4-like isoform X2 yields the protein MGDYGFGVLVKNSSGNKSAFPVRIPPHLQPQHPHHPSNPPSPPSFVNNTCSTNGGSAWLFPAVAQHSNMQDEILESDKSKALDLQDMQEKSQVQTQPQALSPGQQEAGGGLGELEGALPEDGSLEKGSLESSSGKEKLRMESPVLSGFDYQDSLGMGTSCAQSTSSSSSLTSFNNWSPAVPSTQSPVVGEDVGGFFGPAGSNANGPPLLFQNFSHHAGPGFGAGGSFSPQIGPVSQHHTPTPHPQHYHPHGQGVPQQHRRSPASPHPPQPSFPPHPHRTGPFTQLPHLTPAQNKPPSPWGSYQSPSTPTSTSWSPSGYGGWGGTQGVREYRRGVGGGMTGLNSISPLKKSFPNNQVPSQKFSRNSSGFNHKGWVEDSMSRSDSIYPFQQERTRPFDGFSMHSLENSLIDIMRAEQDSMKGRYSFSHQGGDGPLPMNARSYGRRRGHSSLFPMEDERSFGEDESGDQGLPGLGSAHCFPHLNGERVERYSRKVFVGGLPPDIDEDEITASFRRFGHLFVDWPHKAESKSYFPPKGYAFLLFQDESSVQALIDACIQEDGKLYLCVSSPTIKDKPVQIRPWNLNDSDFVMDGSQPLDPRKTIFVGGVPRPLRAVELAMIMDRLYGGVCYAGIDTDPELKYPKGAGRVAFSNQQSYIAAISARFVQLQHGEIDKRVEVKPYVLDDQLCDECQGTRCGGKFAPFFCANVTCLQYYCEYCWAAIHSRAGREFHKPLVKEGGDRPRHISFRWN from the exons ATGGGGGACTACGGGTTCGGAGTTCTGGTGAAGAACAGCAGTGGTAACAAATCTGCTTTCCCTGTAAGGATCCCTCCTCACCTTCAACCCCAGCACCCTCACCACCCCTCCAACCCCCCCAGCCCCCCTTCCTTCGTAAACAACACCTGCTCCACCAATGGGGGCAGTGCTTGGCTCTTCCCTGCCGTAGCCCAACACAGTAACATGCAAGATGAGATTCTGGAGTCAGACAAGTCCAAAGCCTTGGACCTCCAGGACATGCAGGAGAAGTCTCAGGTCCAGACCCAGCCCCAGGCCCTGTCTCCTGGCCAGCAGGAGGCTGGGGGAGGCCTAGGAGAGCTTGAGGGAGCTCTTCCTGAAGACGGTTCACTAGAGAAGGGTTCTTTGGAGAGCAGCAGTGGGAAGGAGAAACTGAGGATGGAGTCCCCGGTGCTAAGCGGGTTCGACTACCAGGACAGCCTGGGAATGGGTACGAGCTGTGCACagtccacctcctcctcatcttcgcTGACCAGCTTTAACAACTGGTCCCCTGCTGTCCCATCCACCCAGTCTCCAGTGGTCGGGGAAGACGTCGGAGGGTTCTTCGGCCCGGCTGGCTCCAATGCCAACGGACCGCCCCTGCTGTTCCAGAACTTCTCTCACCATGCTGGTCCAGGTTTTGGGGCGGGGGGAAGTTTCTCCCCACAGATTGGACCAGTCTCTCAGcaccacacacccacacctcaCCCCCAGCACTACCACCCCCATGGTCAGGGGGTCCCACAGCAGCACCGGCGCTCCCCAGCTAGCCCTCATCCACCCCAGCCCTCCTTCCCTCCGCATCCCCATCGCACTGGACCGTTCACCCAGCTGCCCCACCTCACTCCTGCCCAGAACAAACCCCCTTCACCTTGGGGAAGCTATCAGAGTCCCTCCACTCCCACATCCACCTCCTGGAGCCCCAGTGGGTATGGTGGCTGGGGAGGCACACAGGGGGTTCGAGAATATCGGCGGGGGGTAGGTGGAGGCATGACAGGCCTTAACTCCATCTCCCCGCTGAAGAAGTCCTTCCCCAACAACCAG GTTCCCTCTCAGAAGTTCTCAAGAAATAGCTCTGGCTTCAATCACAAGGGATGGGTGGAGGACAGTATGAGCCGCAGTGACAGCATCTACCCTTTCCAG cagGAGAGAACACGGCCTTTTGATGGTTTCAGTATGCACTCTCTGGAGAACTCACTGATTGACATTATGAGGGCTGAGCAGGATTCCATGAAAG GACGTTACAGCTTCTCTCACCAGGGTGGAGACGGGCCTCTACCTATGAATG CGAGAAGTTATGGCAGAAGACGAG GTCATTCCTCTCTGTTCCCCATGGAGGATGAGCGCTCTTTTGGAGAGGACGAGTCAGGTGACCAGGGGCTTCCTGGCCTTGGTTCAGCCCACTGTTTCCCCCACCTCAATGGTGAACGTGTGGAACGCTATTCTCGCAAGGTGTTTGTTGGAGGGCTGCCCCCAGACATAGACGAAG atgaaATCACTGCCAGTTTCCGTCGATTTGGTCATTTGTTCGTTGACTGGCCTCACAAGGCAGAGAGCAAGTCCTATTTTCCACCAAAAG GTTACGCATTCCTGCTGTTCCAAGACGAGAGCTCTGTTCAGGCTCTGATTGATGCCTGCATTCAGGAGGACGGAAAGCTTTACCTGTGTGTCTCCAGCCCCACCATCAAAGACAAGCCT GTCCAGATCCGGCCCTGGAACCTGAATGACAGTGACTTTGTAATGGATGGCTCTCAGCCATTGGACCCGAGGAAGACTATCTTTGTAGGAGGTGTCCCTCGTCCCCTACGTGcag TGGAGCTTGCCATGATCATGGACCGTCTGTATGGGGGAGTGTGTTACGCTGGGATTGACACAGACCCTGAACTCAAGTATCCAAAGGGGGCAGGGCGAGTGGCCTTCTCCAATCAGCAAAGCTACATTGCAGCCATTAGTGCCCGATTTGTTCAACTGCAGCATGGGGAGATTGATAAACGG GTGGAAGTGAAGCCATATGTCCTGGACGACCAGCTGTGTGATGAGTGCCAGGGCACCCGCTGTGGGGGGAAGTTTGCTCCTTTCTTCTGCGCCAACGTGACCTGTCTGCAGTACTACTGTGAGTACTGCTGGGCAGCCATCCACTCCCGGGCTGGCCGTGAGTTCCACAAACCGCtggtgaaggagggaggggatCGACCACGACACATCTCCTTCCGCTGGAACTGA
- the LOC120785180 gene encoding cytoplasmic polyadenylation element-binding protein 4-like isoform X5 has protein sequence MGDYGFGVLVKNSSGNKSAFPVRIPPHLQPQHPHHPSNPPSPPSFVNNTCSTNGGSAWLFPAVAQHSNMQDEILESDKSKALDLQDMQEKSQVQTQPQALSPGQQEAGGGLGELEGALPEDGSLEKGSLESSSGKEKLRMESPVLSGFDYQDSLGMGTSCAQSTSSSSSLTSFNNWSPAVPSTQSPVVGEDVGGFFGPAGSNANGPPLLFQNFSHHAGPGFGAGGSFSPQIGPVSQHHTPTPHPQHYHPHGQGVPQQHRRSPASPHPPQPSFPPHPHRTGPFTQLPHLTPAQNKPPSPWGSYQSPSTPTSTSWSPSGYGGWGGTQGVREYRRGVGGGMTGLNSISPLKKSFPNNQVPSQKFSRNSSGFNHKGWVEDSMSRSDSIYPFQQERTRPFDGFSMHSLENSLIDIMRAEQDSMKGRYSFSHQGGDGPLPMNVGHSSLFPMEDERSFGEDESGDQGLPGLGSAHCFPHLNGERVERYSRKVFVGGLPPDIDEDEITASFRRFGHLFVDWPHKAESKSYFPPKGYAFLLFQDESSVQALIDACIQEDGKLYLCVSSPTIKDKPVQIRPWNLNDSDFVMDGSQPLDPRKTIFVGGVPRPLRAVELAMIMDRLYGGVCYAGIDTDPELKYPKGAGRVAFSNQQSYIAAISARFVQLQHGEIDKRVEVKPYVLDDQLCDECQGTRCGGKFAPFFCANVTCLQYYCEYCWAAIHSRAGREFHKPLVKEGGDRPRHISFRWN, from the exons ATGGGGGACTACGGGTTCGGAGTTCTGGTGAAGAACAGCAGTGGTAACAAATCTGCTTTCCCTGTAAGGATCCCTCCTCACCTTCAACCCCAGCACCCTCACCACCCCTCCAACCCCCCCAGCCCCCCTTCCTTCGTAAACAACACCTGCTCCACCAATGGGGGCAGTGCTTGGCTCTTCCCTGCCGTAGCCCAACACAGTAACATGCAAGATGAGATTCTGGAGTCAGACAAGTCCAAAGCCTTGGACCTCCAGGACATGCAGGAGAAGTCTCAGGTCCAGACCCAGCCCCAGGCCCTGTCTCCTGGCCAGCAGGAGGCTGGGGGAGGCCTAGGAGAGCTTGAGGGAGCTCTTCCTGAAGACGGTTCACTAGAGAAGGGTTCTTTGGAGAGCAGCAGTGGGAAGGAGAAACTGAGGATGGAGTCCCCGGTGCTAAGCGGGTTCGACTACCAGGACAGCCTGGGAATGGGTACGAGCTGTGCACagtccacctcctcctcatcttcgcTGACCAGCTTTAACAACTGGTCCCCTGCTGTCCCATCCACCCAGTCTCCAGTGGTCGGGGAAGACGTCGGAGGGTTCTTCGGCCCGGCTGGCTCCAATGCCAACGGACCGCCCCTGCTGTTCCAGAACTTCTCTCACCATGCTGGTCCAGGTTTTGGGGCGGGGGGAAGTTTCTCCCCACAGATTGGACCAGTCTCTCAGcaccacacacccacacctcaCCCCCAGCACTACCACCCCCATGGTCAGGGGGTCCCACAGCAGCACCGGCGCTCCCCAGCTAGCCCTCATCCACCCCAGCCCTCCTTCCCTCCGCATCCCCATCGCACTGGACCGTTCACCCAGCTGCCCCACCTCACTCCTGCCCAGAACAAACCCCCTTCACCTTGGGGAAGCTATCAGAGTCCCTCCACTCCCACATCCACCTCCTGGAGCCCCAGTGGGTATGGTGGCTGGGGAGGCACACAGGGGGTTCGAGAATATCGGCGGGGGGTAGGTGGAGGCATGACAGGCCTTAACTCCATCTCCCCGCTGAAGAAGTCCTTCCCCAACAACCAG GTTCCCTCTCAGAAGTTCTCAAGAAATAGCTCTGGCTTCAATCACAAGGGATGGGTGGAGGACAGTATGAGCCGCAGTGACAGCATCTACCCTTTCCAG cagGAGAGAACACGGCCTTTTGATGGTTTCAGTATGCACTCTCTGGAGAACTCACTGATTGACATTATGAGGGCTGAGCAGGATTCCATGAAAG GACGTTACAGCTTCTCTCACCAGGGTGGAGACGGGCCTCTACCTATGAATG TAGGTCATTCCTCTCTGTTCCCCATGGAGGATGAGCGCTCTTTTGGAGAGGACGAGTCAGGTGACCAGGGGCTTCCTGGCCTTGGTTCAGCCCACTGTTTCCCCCACCTCAATGGTGAACGTGTGGAACGCTATTCTCGCAAGGTGTTTGTTGGAGGGCTGCCCCCAGACATAGACGAAG atgaaATCACTGCCAGTTTCCGTCGATTTGGTCATTTGTTCGTTGACTGGCCTCACAAGGCAGAGAGCAAGTCCTATTTTCCACCAAAAG GTTACGCATTCCTGCTGTTCCAAGACGAGAGCTCTGTTCAGGCTCTGATTGATGCCTGCATTCAGGAGGACGGAAAGCTTTACCTGTGTGTCTCCAGCCCCACCATCAAAGACAAGCCT GTCCAGATCCGGCCCTGGAACCTGAATGACAGTGACTTTGTAATGGATGGCTCTCAGCCATTGGACCCGAGGAAGACTATCTTTGTAGGAGGTGTCCCTCGTCCCCTACGTGcag TGGAGCTTGCCATGATCATGGACCGTCTGTATGGGGGAGTGTGTTACGCTGGGATTGACACAGACCCTGAACTCAAGTATCCAAAGGGGGCAGGGCGAGTGGCCTTCTCCAATCAGCAAAGCTACATTGCAGCCATTAGTGCCCGATTTGTTCAACTGCAGCATGGGGAGATTGATAAACGG GTGGAAGTGAAGCCATATGTCCTGGACGACCAGCTGTGTGATGAGTGCCAGGGCACCCGCTGTGGGGGGAAGTTTGCTCCTTTCTTCTGCGCCAACGTGACCTGTCTGCAGTACTACTGTGAGTACTGCTGGGCAGCCATCCACTCCCGGGCTGGCCGTGAGTTCCACAAACCGCtggtgaaggagggaggggatCGACCACGACACATCTCCTTCCGCTGGAACTGA
- the LOC120785180 gene encoding cytoplasmic polyadenylation element-binding protein 4-like isoform X6: MGDYGFGVLVKNSSGNKSAFPVRIPPHLQPQHPHHPSNPPSPPSFVNNTCSTNGGSAWLFPAVAQHSNMQDEILESDKSKALDLQDMQEKSQVQTQPQALSPGQQEAGGGLGELEGALPEDGSLEKGSLESSSGKEKLRMESPVLSGFDYQDSLGMGTSCAQSTSSSSSLTSFNNWSPAVPSTQSPVVGEDVGGFFGPAGSNANGPPLLFQNFSHHAGPGFGAGGSFSPQIGPVSQHHTPTPHPQHYHPHGQGVPQQHRRSPASPHPPQPSFPPHPHRTGPFTQLPHLTPAQNKPPSPWGSYQSPSTPTSTSWSPSGYGGWGGTQGVREYRRGVGGGMTGLNSISPLKKSFPNNQVPSQKFSRNSSGFNHKGWVEDSMSRSDSIYPFQQERTRPFDGFSMHSLENSLIDIMRAEQDSMKGRYSFSHQGGDGPLPMNGHSSLFPMEDERSFGEDESGDQGLPGLGSAHCFPHLNGERVERYSRKVFVGGLPPDIDEDEITASFRRFGHLFVDWPHKAESKSYFPPKGYAFLLFQDESSVQALIDACIQEDGKLYLCVSSPTIKDKPVQIRPWNLNDSDFVMDGSQPLDPRKTIFVGGVPRPLRAVELAMIMDRLYGGVCYAGIDTDPELKYPKGAGRVAFSNQQSYIAAISARFVQLQHGEIDKRVEVKPYVLDDQLCDECQGTRCGGKFAPFFCANVTCLQYYCEYCWAAIHSRAGREFHKPLVKEGGDRPRHISFRWN; encoded by the exons ATGGGGGACTACGGGTTCGGAGTTCTGGTGAAGAACAGCAGTGGTAACAAATCTGCTTTCCCTGTAAGGATCCCTCCTCACCTTCAACCCCAGCACCCTCACCACCCCTCCAACCCCCCCAGCCCCCCTTCCTTCGTAAACAACACCTGCTCCACCAATGGGGGCAGTGCTTGGCTCTTCCCTGCCGTAGCCCAACACAGTAACATGCAAGATGAGATTCTGGAGTCAGACAAGTCCAAAGCCTTGGACCTCCAGGACATGCAGGAGAAGTCTCAGGTCCAGACCCAGCCCCAGGCCCTGTCTCCTGGCCAGCAGGAGGCTGGGGGAGGCCTAGGAGAGCTTGAGGGAGCTCTTCCTGAAGACGGTTCACTAGAGAAGGGTTCTTTGGAGAGCAGCAGTGGGAAGGAGAAACTGAGGATGGAGTCCCCGGTGCTAAGCGGGTTCGACTACCAGGACAGCCTGGGAATGGGTACGAGCTGTGCACagtccacctcctcctcatcttcgcTGACCAGCTTTAACAACTGGTCCCCTGCTGTCCCATCCACCCAGTCTCCAGTGGTCGGGGAAGACGTCGGAGGGTTCTTCGGCCCGGCTGGCTCCAATGCCAACGGACCGCCCCTGCTGTTCCAGAACTTCTCTCACCATGCTGGTCCAGGTTTTGGGGCGGGGGGAAGTTTCTCCCCACAGATTGGACCAGTCTCTCAGcaccacacacccacacctcaCCCCCAGCACTACCACCCCCATGGTCAGGGGGTCCCACAGCAGCACCGGCGCTCCCCAGCTAGCCCTCATCCACCCCAGCCCTCCTTCCCTCCGCATCCCCATCGCACTGGACCGTTCACCCAGCTGCCCCACCTCACTCCTGCCCAGAACAAACCCCCTTCACCTTGGGGAAGCTATCAGAGTCCCTCCACTCCCACATCCACCTCCTGGAGCCCCAGTGGGTATGGTGGCTGGGGAGGCACACAGGGGGTTCGAGAATATCGGCGGGGGGTAGGTGGAGGCATGACAGGCCTTAACTCCATCTCCCCGCTGAAGAAGTCCTTCCCCAACAACCAG GTTCCCTCTCAGAAGTTCTCAAGAAATAGCTCTGGCTTCAATCACAAGGGATGGGTGGAGGACAGTATGAGCCGCAGTGACAGCATCTACCCTTTCCAG cagGAGAGAACACGGCCTTTTGATGGTTTCAGTATGCACTCTCTGGAGAACTCACTGATTGACATTATGAGGGCTGAGCAGGATTCCATGAAAG GACGTTACAGCTTCTCTCACCAGGGTGGAGACGGGCCTCTACCTATGAATG GTCATTCCTCTCTGTTCCCCATGGAGGATGAGCGCTCTTTTGGAGAGGACGAGTCAGGTGACCAGGGGCTTCCTGGCCTTGGTTCAGCCCACTGTTTCCCCCACCTCAATGGTGAACGTGTGGAACGCTATTCTCGCAAGGTGTTTGTTGGAGGGCTGCCCCCAGACATAGACGAAG atgaaATCACTGCCAGTTTCCGTCGATTTGGTCATTTGTTCGTTGACTGGCCTCACAAGGCAGAGAGCAAGTCCTATTTTCCACCAAAAG GTTACGCATTCCTGCTGTTCCAAGACGAGAGCTCTGTTCAGGCTCTGATTGATGCCTGCATTCAGGAGGACGGAAAGCTTTACCTGTGTGTCTCCAGCCCCACCATCAAAGACAAGCCT GTCCAGATCCGGCCCTGGAACCTGAATGACAGTGACTTTGTAATGGATGGCTCTCAGCCATTGGACCCGAGGAAGACTATCTTTGTAGGAGGTGTCCCTCGTCCCCTACGTGcag TGGAGCTTGCCATGATCATGGACCGTCTGTATGGGGGAGTGTGTTACGCTGGGATTGACACAGACCCTGAACTCAAGTATCCAAAGGGGGCAGGGCGAGTGGCCTTCTCCAATCAGCAAAGCTACATTGCAGCCATTAGTGCCCGATTTGTTCAACTGCAGCATGGGGAGATTGATAAACGG GTGGAAGTGAAGCCATATGTCCTGGACGACCAGCTGTGTGATGAGTGCCAGGGCACCCGCTGTGGGGGGAAGTTTGCTCCTTTCTTCTGCGCCAACGTGACCTGTCTGCAGTACTACTGTGAGTACTGCTGGGCAGCCATCCACTCCCGGGCTGGCCGTGAGTTCCACAAACCGCtggtgaaggagggaggggatCGACCACGACACATCTCCTTCCGCTGGAACTGA